A window of the Candidatus Peregrinibacteria bacterium genome harbors these coding sequences:
- a CDS encoding ribonuclease J, with product MNDIIDQWLNKTFGKKRESEHVQHHEQKAQHPGLWSQKSQPHNQGDGKQRSKKRFFNKSKNKSAVQQPRNNTNQGPQKESSNNNNRKDMKQENKMQKHHEKEERKQPLFKNQKVKKGVLRIIPMGGLNEVGQNMMIFEYEEDIILVDMGFMFPDDDMLGIDYVVPDTTYLEERKKNIRAVIITHGHLDHIGGIPYMIEKLGYPPMYGTKLTMGLVEKRLEEFKMVDKVARHVIHPDDQLKFGNFKLDFFRVNHSIPDGVGVYFQTPGGTAVHTGDFKFDETPADGIAAQIDKMMAIGKHGVDVLLSDSTNALKPGHTVSEMVIGDTLDEIIGGTHSRIIIASFSSLIGRIGQIIASAKKYDRKVFVSGRSMLNNIDIASKLGYLNVPEGMIHPIKRANDVPDKNCLVLTTGAQGEPMSALTRISMGNHSDIQIKKGDKVVVSASPIPGNERATSSVINNLAKAGAQVIHHKIMDVHVSGHGQKEDLRRMIQYIKPKYLAPIHGEFFMRQAHGEIFVEEGYSREQVLMAENGKIIEVQNGKAELVKESIPSKYILIDGLGMGSSDHAIISDRKFMSENGVMMPLITIHTKSKKLKGDIDMVSRGFIYMDESKEIMRNLQEYTAKAYNEIMRKDPNAKRSEIKSYIRQKLDKRVHQLIARRPLIIPIIIEA from the coding sequence ATGAATGACATAATAGATCAGTGGTTGAATAAGACATTTGGTAAGAAGCGGGAAAGCGAGCATGTACAGCATCACGAACAAAAAGCACAACATCCAGGGCTATGGAGCCAAAAGTCACAACCTCATAATCAGGGAGACGGGAAGCAGCGTTCAAAGAAACGTTTTTTTAACAAATCAAAAAATAAATCTGCGGTTCAACAACCACGTAATAATACAAATCAGGGGCCTCAAAAAGAGAGTTCTAATAACAACAATAGGAAAGATATGAAACAAGAGAATAAGATGCAAAAACATCACGAAAAAGAAGAAAGAAAACAACCTTTATTTAAAAATCAAAAGGTTAAAAAAGGCGTGCTTCGCATAATCCCAATGGGAGGGCTGAACGAAGTCGGTCAAAACATGATGATCTTCGAATACGAAGAAGACATTATTTTAGTCGATATGGGATTTATGTTCCCGGACGACGATATGCTTGGAATAGATTATGTAGTACCGGATACTACTTACCTCGAAGAGCGCAAAAAAAACATACGAGCGGTAATAATCACGCATGGACATTTGGATCATATTGGAGGGATTCCATATATGATTGAGAAGCTCGGTTATCCACCAATGTATGGAACCAAACTTACTATGGGTCTTGTTGAAAAAAGGCTTGAGGAGTTTAAAATGGTCGATAAAGTCGCACGGCACGTCATCCATCCGGATGATCAGCTTAAATTTGGAAATTTCAAATTAGACTTTTTCCGTGTAAATCACTCAATTCCAGATGGAGTTGGTGTGTATTTTCAAACTCCCGGTGGGACGGCTGTTCATACCGGAGATTTCAAATTTGATGAAACCCCTGCGGACGGAATTGCAGCACAGATAGACAAAATGATGGCAATTGGCAAGCACGGCGTAGACGTACTTCTTTCAGATAGTACAAATGCACTTAAGCCCGGCCACACTGTCTCGGAAATGGTCATAGGTGACACTTTGGACGAAATTATAGGCGGGACTCACTCTAGGATAATTATCGCATCCTTCTCGTCACTTATAGGGAGGATCGGGCAAATTATCGCATCTGCCAAAAAATATGACAGAAAAGTCTTTGTATCCGGCCGCTCAATGCTAAACAATATCGATATCGCATCAAAACTCGGCTACTTAAACGTACCGGAAGGTATGATCCATCCAATCAAACGTGCAAATGACGTCCCTGACAAAAACTGCCTCGTCTTAACGACAGGTGCTCAGGGCGAGCCGATGTCGGCACTTACCCGTATTTCAATGGGAAATCACTCTGACATACAGATCAAAAAAGGCGATAAGGTTGTAGTGTCCGCAAGCCCAATCCCCGGAAATGAAAGGGCTACATCTAGTGTAATCAACAATCTGGCAAAAGCCGGGGCTCAAGTTATTCATCATAAAATTATGGACGTGCATGTATCAGGTCATGGTCAAAAAGAAGATCTTCGCCGCATGATTCAATACATTAAGCCAAAATATCTGGCGCCGATTCATGGAGAATTTTTTATGAGACAAGCTCATGGGGAAATTTTCGTTGAAGAAGGGTACTCTCGCGAACAAGTGCTTATGGCGGAAAATGGAAAAATCATCGAAGTGCAAAATGGTAAAGCCGAACTGGTCAAAGAATCTATTCCTTCGAAATACATATTGATCGACGGGCTGGGTATGGGTAGCTCTGATCACGCTATAATTTCAGATAGAAAATTCATGTCTGAAAATGGCGTTATGATGCCACTCATCACTATTCACACTAAATCAAAAAAACTCAAAGGCGACATCGACATGGTCTCTCGCGGATTTATTTATATGGATGAATCCAAAGAAATCATGCGCAACCTACAGGAATACACAGCAAAGGCGTACAACGAGATAATGAGAAAAGATCCGAACGCAAAACGCAGCGAGATCAAATCATACATCCGCCAAAAACTCGACAAACGAGTCCACCAACTCATCGCTAGGCGCCCACTGATAATCCCAATTATCATCGAAGCCTAA
- a CDS encoding tyrosine-type recombinase/integrase: MATEDFFERLNESGQGPVYVKRMVREWHYFSNELAITGFSKRTIEAYTHCLEEYFSTIKYCGMLKTPSYAHIKMFLKYKADRGVASSTLNVYLCAIKFFYKRVAKSKRKIRVSFAKKVKRLPVVLSKNEILKCIEVTKNPKHKLIISLAYGAGLRVSEVTKLQLCDLDFERKLIHVRNAKGGRDRFTILPDKLLIEIADIVRWKCAGVNSRNRMTYLFESRRGGKLSVATLQKIFKKSLENSGVMKNASFHSLRHSFATHLLESGVSISYIQKFLGHKDLRTTLIYTKVTESALCGVKSPF; encoded by the coding sequence ATGGCTACGGAAGATTTTTTTGAAAGGCTTAATGAGAGTGGGCAAGGGCCTGTTTACGTTAAACGTATGGTTCGTGAATGGCATTATTTTTCAAATGAACTTGCGATCACCGGTTTTAGTAAGCGGACGATCGAAGCTTATACCCATTGTTTGGAAGAATATTTTTCTACAATTAAATATTGTGGAATGCTGAAAACGCCTTCTTATGCTCATATTAAAATGTTTTTGAAATATAAAGCGGACAGAGGGGTGGCGTCTTCGACGCTAAATGTTTACCTCTGCGCGATTAAGTTTTTTTATAAACGTGTGGCGAAATCGAAGCGTAAAATTCGTGTTAGTTTTGCTAAAAAAGTAAAGCGCCTACCTGTTGTTTTGAGCAAAAATGAGATTTTGAAATGCATAGAGGTTACAAAAAATCCTAAACATAAATTGATTATTAGTCTTGCTTATGGGGCTGGTCTTCGTGTTTCTGAGGTGACGAAATTGCAATTGTGTGACCTCGATTTTGAAAGGAAATTAATTCATGTGCGCAATGCAAAAGGTGGGCGCGATAGATTCACGATTTTACCTGATAAATTGTTGATTGAGATTGCGGATATTGTTAGGTGGAAGTGCGCTGGAGTGAATTCGCGAAATCGGATGACGTATTTATTTGAAAGTCGGAGGGGTGGCAAGTTAAGTGTTGCAACTTTGCAAAAGATATTTAAAAAAAGTTTGGAGAACTCAGGGGTTATGAAAAATGCGTCCTTTCATTCGCTTCGACATAGTTTTGCGACGCATCTTTTGGAAAGTGGAGTTAGTATTTCGTATATTCAAAAATTCCTTGGACATAAGGATTTGAGAACCACACTTATATATACAAAAGTTACTGAAAGCGCTCTGTGTGGAGTCAAAAGTCCATTTTGA